From Neobacillus sp. PS2-9, the proteins below share one genomic window:
- the fliF gene encoding flagellar basal-body MS-ring/collar protein FliF: MKRSWIDQLKHTGELFGSWWNSKSSKQKGLIVGTFLFLLVALSTFIFFASRPQYVPLYTGQLSQREVGDIKAELDKEGYTEYKLSDTGTSIEVPKKDAPDLLVSLASKGYPKDNKINYDIFGQNLSFGATDRQYDILEREAMQNQVAEVIKHVAGIKNAEVIVTLPENSVFVQQGEEQKASASVMVEVEPGAKLSSQQIKALYTLVSRSVPNLPVENITIMNQYSETLALSESDDEDPALDKYDEQRKVQQNVERDIQQDLHSLLGNILGTDKVFVHTFVKMNFDKVKTEEKLVKPTDNNNNGIAISSEKTSKSYNGTGSNPGGVVGTGETDVPGYVGTNSGGESNYEESENRVNYEVNRINNEIIKSPYQIEDITINVGVEPDSPKANTLSKATQDNIKNIVANTVRTALGHPNLSQKEIDQRITVFPHSFAKNTAVESASAQNWLLIGAVAAGGLLLLGGLTWFLLRRRKHKQEEMEEELDFSTSGPVKEADYFAEQDMSVESQLKKLLEQRPEDFSKVIRTWIHEEEV; the protein is encoded by the coding sequence ATGAAACGATCATGGATAGATCAACTTAAACATACAGGAGAGCTATTTGGCAGTTGGTGGAACTCCAAAAGTTCAAAACAAAAAGGACTCATCGTAGGGACATTTTTATTTCTTTTAGTTGCCCTTTCTACCTTTATCTTCTTTGCGTCACGACCTCAATATGTACCGTTATACACTGGTCAATTATCCCAAAGGGAAGTTGGGGACATAAAAGCAGAATTGGACAAGGAAGGCTACACAGAGTACAAACTTTCCGACACGGGAACAAGTATAGAAGTGCCTAAAAAAGATGCCCCTGATTTATTAGTCAGTCTTGCATCCAAGGGGTATCCAAAAGACAACAAAATTAACTACGATATTTTTGGTCAAAATCTCTCTTTTGGCGCAACGGACAGACAGTACGATATTCTTGAACGTGAAGCGATGCAAAATCAAGTAGCTGAAGTGATTAAACATGTGGCTGGAATTAAAAATGCGGAGGTCATTGTGACCTTACCCGAAAATTCAGTGTTCGTTCAACAAGGAGAAGAACAAAAAGCAAGTGCTTCAGTGATGGTAGAGGTTGAACCAGGTGCAAAGCTAAGTTCACAGCAAATTAAAGCGCTATATACCTTAGTTTCCCGCAGTGTCCCAAACTTGCCAGTAGAAAACATCACGATTATGAATCAATATAGTGAGACTCTAGCGTTGTCGGAATCAGATGATGAAGACCCTGCACTTGATAAATATGATGAACAACGTAAAGTACAACAAAATGTTGAACGGGATATTCAGCAGGATCTTCATAGTTTATTAGGTAACATACTTGGAACGGATAAAGTGTTCGTTCACACGTTTGTAAAAATGAATTTTGATAAAGTCAAAACCGAAGAAAAATTAGTTAAGCCTACCGATAATAATAATAACGGAATTGCAATTAGTTCAGAAAAAACCTCCAAATCTTACAATGGAACAGGTTCAAATCCTGGTGGCGTAGTTGGAACAGGTGAAACCGATGTTCCTGGTTATGTTGGGACTAATTCTGGTGGCGAAAGCAATTATGAAGAGTCTGAAAATAGGGTCAATTATGAAGTGAATAGAATTAATAACGAAATCATAAAAAGTCCTTATCAAATAGAGGATATTACTATCAATGTTGGTGTAGAGCCAGATTCACCTAAAGCCAATACATTATCAAAAGCCACACAAGATAATATTAAAAATATTGTGGCGAATACAGTACGTACAGCGCTTGGCCATCCAAATTTAAGCCAAAAAGAAATAGATCAGCGGATCACTGTTTTTCCTCATTCATTTGCAAAGAATACTGCTGTGGAAAGTGCATCTGCACAAAATTGGCTGTTAATTGGCGCTGTAGCTGCTGGAGGACTCCTATTACTTGGAGGACTAACTTGGTTTTTATTACGTAGAAGAAAACATAAACAAGAGGAAATGGAAGAAGAACTTGATTTTTCTACATCAGGACCGGTTAAAGAAGCGGATTATTTTGCTGAGCAGGATATGAGTGTGGAGAGTCAATTGAAAAAGCTGCTTGAGCAAAGACCAGAAGATTTTTCAAAAGTTATTAGAACTTGGATACATGAAGAGGAGGTTTAA
- the fliE gene encoding flagellar hook-basal body complex protein FliE yields the protein MNVSGINSGLIKINQNPIQNVESGSTSNSFSGVLKGYLENVDNTVKQASDLTVKAAAGEIDNIHDVTIASQKAKVALELTVTIRDKAVEAYQEMMRMQF from the coding sequence ATGAACGTTTCTGGTATAAATAGTGGACTTATCAAAATTAATCAAAATCCTATTCAAAATGTGGAATCGGGTTCGACATCAAACTCGTTTTCAGGCGTGCTTAAAGGTTACTTGGAAAACGTCGATAATACAGTAAAGCAAGCCTCGGATCTAACCGTCAAAGCTGCGGCAGGGGAAATTGATAATATACATGATGTAACGATTGCATCACAAAAGGCGAAGGTTGCTTTAGAACTAACCGTTACTATTAGGGATAAGGCAGTAGAGGCTTATCAAGAAATGATGCGGATGCAATTTTAA
- the flgC gene encoding flagellar basal body rod protein FlgC — MFDSLNISASALTAQRLRMDVVSSNIANAESTRGSFVNGKWEPYRRKMVMMEPREKSFNQILQGAMEKQSQSQLQGVRVSGIVNDKTPFKMVLDPSNPDANADGYVMMPNVDLSKEMIDLLAASRAYEANVTSFNTGKSMMLKALEIGR; from the coding sequence ATGTTTGATTCGTTAAATATTAGTGCATCAGCCTTGACCGCACAACGTCTAAGAATGGATGTTGTCTCTTCCAATATTGCGAATGCAGAATCGACAAGAGGATCTTTTGTAAATGGAAAATGGGAACCCTACCGACGTAAAATGGTGATGATGGAACCAAGAGAAAAGTCATTTAACCAAATTTTACAAGGGGCGATGGAAAAACAATCACAATCCCAGCTCCAAGGTGTTAGAGTTTCAGGGATAGTTAATGACAAGACACCATTCAAAATGGTCTTAGACCCATCAAATCCTGATGCGAATGCGGATGGCTATGTCATGATGCCAAATGTCGACCTATCAAAGGAAATGATAGATTTATTGGCTGCTTCAAGAGCATATGAAGCAAATGTCACTTCATTTAATACTGGAAAATCAATGATGTTAAAGGCTTTAGAAATAGGCCGTTAG
- the flgB gene encoding flagellar basal body rod protein FlgB produces MTNINLLQKALDASSLRQQVISNNISNAETPGYKAKQVVFEDILKKHLTNQTNFEGNRSDARHLVIGRPSIIPSASVVENTNTVMQNSGNNVDVDEEMTRMGKNSLWYYTLTEQINSEFQQLSIAIKGRS; encoded by the coding sequence TTGACTAATATTAACCTCCTACAAAAGGCATTAGATGCTTCCAGTTTACGCCAACAGGTGATTTCTAATAATATATCAAATGCTGAAACTCCTGGATATAAAGCAAAACAAGTAGTTTTTGAAGATATACTGAAAAAACACTTAACTAATCAAACAAATTTTGAAGGAAATCGTTCCGATGCCCGCCATTTGGTCATTGGAAGACCATCAATAATACCTTCAGCAAGCGTTGTTGAGAATACGAATACCGTCATGCAAAACAGCGGGAACAACGTAGATGTCGATGAAGAAATGACTCGCATGGGAAAAAATTCACTCTGGTACTACACACTTACGGAACAAATTAACAGTGAATTTCAACAATTATCTATAGCGATTAAAGGAAGGAGTTAA
- a CDS encoding glucosaminidase domain-containing protein: protein MKIGDDWFTKTMLTSTLSRNEKLSSQMGTTNSEFANLFTSVLNEMMNGDASSSIQPTFPSFIENMTFTNENSNMDMDSFASNSTESLRFQSMGAEKINQVLGGKLKGMGEVFIQAGKRFNVDPALLAAIAQHETGNGSSKAANVKNNIAGMMGKNGLRSYPSIEESIMDMARNISKNYLGMGLTSITKIAGKYAPVGAENDPTNLNNHWVTGVSKFFGQLKA from the coding sequence TTGAAAATAGGTGATGATTGGTTTACCAAAACTATGTTAACTAGTACATTGTCCCGTAATGAAAAATTATCTTCACAAATGGGGACGACTAATTCTGAATTTGCGAACCTTTTTACATCGGTTTTAAATGAAATGATGAATGGCGATGCATCATCTTCCATCCAACCCACGTTTCCTTCTTTTATAGAAAACATGACCTTTACCAATGAAAATTCAAATATGGATATGGATTCTTTTGCGTCTAACTCAACAGAATCTTTACGTTTTCAATCAATGGGTGCAGAAAAAATTAATCAAGTGCTTGGCGGAAAATTGAAAGGTATGGGAGAAGTATTTATTCAAGCTGGAAAAAGGTTTAATGTAGATCCAGCATTATTGGCAGCGATTGCTCAACATGAAACGGGTAACGGATCATCAAAAGCAGCCAATGTTAAAAATAACATTGCTGGAATGATGGGGAAAAATGGGTTAAGATCCTATCCCTCTATTGAAGAAAGTATTATGGATATGGCTCGAAATATAAGTAAGAATTATCTTGGAATGGGGCTAACAAGCATAACTAAAATTGCTGGAAAATATGCCCCTGTTGGTGCGGAGAATGACCCTACTAATCTGAATAATCATTGGGTTACAGGGGTGAGTAAGTTTTTTGGCCAGTTAAAAGCTTGA
- the fliS gene encoding flagellar export chaperone FliS: MGLKNPYQTYQKQAVTTSRPEDLTFMLYQGLIKFIRLSKSALKNNNFEDSNNYNLRAQDILSELMITLKKEYSVAEQLLTMYDYMKSRLIEANLNKNSEILDEVEGFAVELSDTWSTAMKQAKLKS, translated from the coding sequence ATGGGTCTAAAAAATCCTTATCAAACCTATCAAAAACAAGCTGTCACAACTTCAAGACCAGAAGATCTTACCTTTATGTTATATCAAGGATTGATCAAATTTATTCGATTATCTAAATCAGCTCTAAAAAATAACAACTTTGAAGATAGCAATAACTATAATTTAAGAGCACAGGATATTTTAAGTGAATTAATGATAACCTTAAAAAAAGAATATAGTGTAGCGGAACAATTACTTACTATGTATGATTATATGAAATCCCGGTTAATCGAAGCGAATCTTAATAAGAATTCGGAAATACTAGATGAAGTTGAAGGATTCGCTGTCGAATTATCGGATACCTGGTCAACTGCAATGAAACAAGCCAAATTAAAAAGCTAA
- a CDS encoding flagellar brake domain-containing protein: MYPKVNQNIMIDILTHELSCKSNIAEIGEKEILISIPLDREIIGLLSIGTKLVISYIIGENKFEFKTEIIGRTRDTIPLLSLEKPNENEIIKIQHRENVRVNSNLRLLIEGNELHTINISAGGVLFSCKLDSQFHEGEEIAGTLFVPDLRSKELVQVPIQGKVIRSSLMREIERRYVALEFTSIKRPDQMKIIQHCFEKQRQIRLKER; the protein is encoded by the coding sequence ATGTATCCAAAAGTGAATCAAAACATAATGATCGATATACTAACCCATGAACTATCCTGTAAGTCAAATATTGCCGAGATTGGAGAAAAAGAGATTCTCATTAGTATTCCACTTGATAGAGAAATAATTGGTCTGTTATCTATAGGGACAAAATTAGTAATATCTTATATTATTGGTGAAAATAAATTTGAATTTAAGACTGAAATTATAGGCAGAACAAGAGATACCATCCCACTGCTCAGCCTAGAGAAGCCGAATGAAAATGAGATTATTAAAATCCAACATAGAGAAAATGTTCGAGTGAATTCAAATTTACGTTTATTGATTGAAGGGAATGAACTACATACCATCAATATTAGTGCTGGAGGAGTACTATTTTCATGTAAACTAGATTCTCAATTTCATGAAGGTGAAGAAATTGCTGGTACCTTATTCGTTCCAGATTTACGGAGTAAGGAACTAGTACAAGTCCCAATTCAAGGAAAAGTAATTCGAAGTAGTTTGATGAGAGAGATCGAAAGAAGATATGTAGCTCTAGAATTCACTTCAATCAAACGACCTGATCAAATGAAAATTATCCAGCATTGTTTTGAAAAGCAAAGACAAATCCGCTTAAAGGAACGATAA
- the flgL gene encoding flagellar hook-associated protein FlgL, with protein sequence MTLRVTQNILNQNLLFNLQRTNKTMDQLQEQVSSGRKINKPSDNPVIAVRGMFYRSSLNEIDQYKRNADDGLSWMTSTDEALDEVTSVLQRVRELTIQGENGTNSETDRNAIAEEISQLKEHLGEISNSQIAGKYIFAGTDVKTPPYSSATKEFTNANNEKLELVVGQNNTVQINVKGIDVFNNDGTGGIFKVLSDIETDFRSPNPGSTDHLAQLDGQMDNLLRHRSELGARMNRMELSISRIDGLEVSTTRLLSGEEDVDMAEVITNLKAQENVQRAALSVGARIIQPSLVDFLR encoded by the coding sequence ATGACCTTGCGTGTCACTCAAAATATATTGAATCAGAATTTGTTGTTTAATTTACAGCGAACCAATAAGACGATGGACCAATTACAAGAACAGGTATCATCAGGCAGAAAGATCAATAAACCCTCTGATAATCCAGTAATAGCAGTACGAGGCATGTTTTATCGTTCATCATTAAACGAAATTGATCAGTATAAAAGAAATGCAGATGATGGACTTTCCTGGATGACTTCAACGGACGAAGCACTTGATGAAGTCACCTCTGTACTTCAACGGGTAAGAGAGCTTACAATACAAGGTGAGAATGGAACGAATAGTGAAACCGACCGGAATGCTATTGCTGAAGAAATCAGCCAATTAAAAGAGCATCTAGGGGAGATTTCAAACTCTCAGATAGCTGGAAAATATATTTTTGCAGGTACCGATGTAAAAACTCCTCCATATAGCAGTGCTACAAAAGAGTTTACAAATGCTAACAATGAAAAACTAGAATTAGTGGTGGGGCAAAATAACACAGTGCAAATCAATGTGAAGGGCATAGATGTATTTAACAACGATGGAACTGGCGGGATCTTTAAAGTACTTTCAGATATTGAAACTGATTTTCGTTCTCCCAATCCAGGATCAACAGACCATTTAGCACAATTAGACGGCCAAATGGACAACCTTCTCAGACATCGTTCTGAATTAGGGGCACGAATGAACCGGATGGAATTAAGTATCTCACGAATAGACGGGCTTGAAGTATCCACTACACGTTTATTATCGGGTGAAGAGGATGTTGATATGGCAGAAGTTATCACCAATCTAAAAGCCCAAGAGAATGTGCAGCGGGCTGCTTTATCTGTTGGTGCTCGTATTATCCAACCCTCTTTAGTAGATTTCTTACGTTAA
- the flgK gene encoding flagellar hook-associated protein FlgK: MTSTFHGIELGKRGLAAQQTALSTTGHNIANANTTGYTRQRAEMIATKPVSIPGMQIQLGTGVEVDKLVRLREDYLDVQLRGENKSLGYWEAKSDTLTKVEELLNEPSDDGLAYTMDEFWKGWEELSKNPDSAAARAVVSQKGVAVTETLRHISESLNQIQDDLKLVIKTKTDSVNSLATQIGNLNDQIGRLVPNEYQPNDLYDQRDVLIDQLSKLVDVKVSPPNKDTGVVDISVGGVLLVSGKTANTLTVDTSSGVVDPANIKIGNTQVALNSGELLGRIESFGILGGGVKSTIPTIQEKMNNLAMTFVNAVNAVHEKGMNLENINGTSTNKVPFFIGTSMNDIAVNPDILKSPGLIAAAKEESSGQSSTGNGKNAQDIANIKFIALGFPGINSTADDYYRNIIGQLGIDSQEAQRMQSNSEVIIQQVENRRQSVSGVSLDEEMANMIKFQQAYNASARMVTVVDQCLDKIINGMGRVGL, encoded by the coding sequence ATGACATCAACCTTTCATGGGATCGAATTAGGAAAAAGAGGACTTGCGGCACAACAAACTGCCCTTTCTACCACTGGTCATAATATTGCTAATGCAAACACTACAGGGTATACACGTCAACGGGCAGAAATGATCGCCACAAAGCCAGTTTCCATCCCAGGTATGCAAATCCAACTAGGGACCGGTGTTGAAGTAGATAAGCTTGTTCGCTTACGTGAGGATTATTTGGACGTGCAGCTACGTGGCGAGAATAAGAGTTTGGGTTACTGGGAAGCGAAAAGTGATACCCTTACTAAGGTGGAAGAGCTATTAAATGAGCCATCTGATGATGGATTAGCTTATACAATGGATGAATTTTGGAAGGGTTGGGAAGAGCTGTCGAAGAATCCAGACAGTGCTGCCGCCCGTGCCGTTGTAAGCCAAAAAGGGGTAGCAGTAACCGAGACTCTTAGACATATTTCCGAGTCTTTAAATCAAATTCAGGATGATCTTAAATTAGTTATTAAAACGAAAACGGATTCAGTTAATTCGTTAGCAACACAAATTGGAAACCTCAATGATCAAATTGGTCGGCTTGTTCCAAATGAATATCAGCCGAATGATCTATATGATCAACGGGATGTTTTAATTGATCAGCTATCTAAGCTAGTTGATGTAAAGGTTTCCCCTCCAAATAAAGATACGGGAGTAGTAGATATCTCTGTTGGTGGCGTTCTACTTGTTTCAGGGAAAACAGCTAACACGCTAACAGTTGATACATCAAGCGGGGTTGTAGATCCTGCAAATATCAAAATTGGGAATACCCAAGTTGCCTTAAATTCGGGTGAATTATTAGGAAGAATCGAGTCGTTTGGAATTTTAGGCGGCGGAGTAAAATCCACCATACCTACTATTCAGGAAAAAATGAATAACTTAGCCATGACATTTGTTAATGCCGTTAATGCTGTTCATGAAAAAGGGATGAACCTGGAAAATATTAACGGTACATCAACCAATAAAGTGCCGTTTTTTATAGGAACGAGTATGAATGATATTGCCGTTAATCCGGATATTTTGAAATCTCCTGGTTTGATAGCTGCAGCTAAGGAGGAATCATCCGGCCAATCATCAACAGGAAATGGTAAAAATGCGCAAGACATTGCTAATATTAAATTTATAGCCCTTGGTTTTCCTGGAATAAACTCTACGGCAGATGATTATTACCGAAATATTATCGGTCAGTTAGGTATTGATTCACAGGAAGCACAGAGAATGCAAAGCAACTCTGAAGTGATTATTCAACAAGTAGAGAACCGCCGCCAGTCTGTATCCGGTGTATCATTGGATGAAGAAATGGCGAACATGATTAAATTCCAGCAGGCATACAATGCTTCAGCTAGGATGGTAACAGTAGTAGACCAATGTCTAGATAAAATCATTAACGGCATGGGCCGTGTAGGCTTGTAG
- a CDS encoding flagellar protein FlgN, protein MEPLNTIIQILETMVDAHTRLLDLAKGKRNLLVEGNIQGLQSQIHREALCVDEIQKLEQIRKLKVQEYMEQKGIISDSYTLEELTNIQQDTTYKAKLTLAAKQLRRLIQEISQINENNQQLIQTSLSFIQYSIGMFAKKEPAIGYGPNAKNRYTSMLDAKI, encoded by the coding sequence ATGGAACCCCTGAACACAATTATTCAAATCTTGGAAACAATGGTCGATGCGCACACACGATTACTAGACTTGGCCAAAGGGAAAAGAAACTTGCTGGTGGAAGGTAATATTCAGGGTCTTCAAAGTCAAATTCATCGTGAAGCTTTATGCGTAGATGAAATTCAAAAACTAGAACAAATTAGAAAACTAAAAGTGCAAGAATATATGGAACAGAAGGGAATCATTAGTGATTCCTATACCTTAGAAGAATTAACAAATATACAGCAAGATACCACTTATAAGGCTAAACTAACATTAGCCGCAAAACAATTGCGCAGGTTAATTCAGGAAATTTCTCAGATCAATGAGAATAACCAACAATTAATCCAAACTTCTCTATCATTTATACAATATTCTATTGGAATGTTTGCTAAGAAAGAACCGGCCATTGGCTACGGACCAAATGCTAAAAATCGCTATACTAGCATGTTGGATGCTAAGATTTAG
- the flgM gene encoding flagellar biosynthesis anti-sigma factor FlgM, translating to MRINDTKVGFYSYQNQSNRSNTNNTTKKTSTSADVSISSRGREISQAMMSEQAQRQQRIQELKQQIADGTYKVDSSKIAEKMTAFWKNTSI from the coding sequence ATGCGAATTAATGATACGAAAGTTGGTTTTTATTCCTACCAAAATCAATCGAATCGTTCAAATACAAATAACACCACTAAAAAGACATCTACTTCTGCAGACGTTAGCATATCATCACGCGGCCGTGAAATCTCTCAAGCCATGATGTCTGAACAAGCACAACGTCAACAGCGCATTCAGGAATTGAAACAGCAAATTGCGGACGGAACCTACAAAGTAGACAGCAGCAAAATTGCTGAAAAAATGACTGCGTTTTGGAAAAATACATCAATCTAG
- a CDS encoding DUF6470 family protein, with product MVNIMQIPQIRLQQTYAQIGLRITQPVQEIEQKQADQSIKQVPATMTIERKPSHLDIDQEQLWNELNFKSNSVFSEDMAAFAKQEALEAVAEKAQEGDQFAAIEKKNDAIQSVVSAKANPGPAEFNIGFIPSYGSVKIHFTPTELTIDWKQGGAEIETTQNKPIHNYTPGKTEVYLRQMQNLEIDFVGGNVDSKS from the coding sequence ATGGTAAACATCATGCAGATTCCACAAATAAGACTACAACAAACCTATGCCCAAATTGGACTCCGAATCACCCAGCCAGTCCAAGAAATAGAACAAAAGCAAGCAGATCAATCGATCAAACAGGTTCCCGCCACGATGACTATAGAACGAAAGCCGAGCCACCTTGATATTGATCAAGAGCAATTATGGAATGAATTAAACTTTAAGAGTAATAGTGTATTTAGCGAGGATATGGCAGCGTTCGCAAAGCAAGAAGCATTAGAAGCGGTAGCCGAAAAAGCACAAGAAGGCGATCAGTTTGCAGCCATTGAAAAAAAGAATGATGCGATTCAATCTGTTGTGTCAGCTAAAGCAAACCCAGGGCCAGCTGAATTTAATATCGGCTTTATCCCAAGCTACGGTTCAGTAAAAATTCACTTTACACCTACTGAGCTAACTATTGACTGGAAACAAGGCGGGGCTGAAATAGAGACGACTCAAAATAAGCCAATTCACAACTATACACCAGGGAAAACGGAAGTATACCTTCGTCAGATGCAGAATTTAGAAATCGACTTTGTCGGCGGCAATGTGGATAGTAAATCATAA